In a single window of the Rhopalosiphum padi isolate XX-2018 chromosome 1, ASM2088224v1, whole genome shotgun sequence genome:
- the LOC132930542 gene encoding rho GTPase-activating protein 39 isoform X1 has protein sequence MTSLTSERVEWVEIIEPRTKEHMYANLTTGECVWDAPIGVPVKKTDNNQWWELFDPITNRFYYYNTASQKTVWHRPPNSDIIPLAKLQTLKQNTEPAVNDENDRKYSKESVSTQTPGRNRMTVPLSSSNQTLGNVENVRTFKLMDPVASTKRSVDSETQTSPLTPRRSHHHHHHHHHKHQQQASTPSRGRRGNQPNVWYNRTAYSQDSGRSSDSSCVSIQSSSGKDANPGLSMSASTPLFRKKLSQPPIPQNNLPIQRSSSNASQYQLLLGKQKSFDTDISIGGGYSLGHDNRNNSCSRPRPPVVLSSSLSNSQICRSQSFAQKSIATKTSIEAEEEDSMHEKYLAPSGLLGMPPRHGKKSVESTPLSSRKWHSHSDTGSPTASKSRPPLTPEYANFAAPPPPPAAPSQSSSKSSLTQSIKHTKCSKDVGLSSSDDDSGENDNSSSSVSSSPPTASKIDQRLRSDNKAIDNHLKARPVSNHSSSSSQRGGAVRKSVSPATSDQKQTPLYSNLDMFEGRILPLHQYILEQAKLSGSSYRFGDTVGTCSEDDDAEIEDLISVMGTATGYDSDEFADDEGAVSQGEQSSSPSPSNASSRHYLRDELDYDHLTAMRTSQPRSYVNDTRVSDYAVESSSNQHYYNTVTNTLSSQRSANLVTPSMSDPFSNTAPTLPLETQHTSLRRRKDQHVQPPAALYSPIMERNEFMLARYANSNRGVFHPSLSQDARSCSPAYYYEQTSRTLLNRDKKTTSESDIEKYAQDNLNIHKKGIFRKKFSVRDMLSWSKDPIRKPMLVLSDKALKKEACDLFKLVQTYMSDRKAKLGMTLNSVALEICMTGFMKPTLRDELYIQICRQTTENPRKESLRRGWELLAICLSFFPPSPKLQKYLESYMERHRDPGLDSYATEVGRWPVHVQVSHYASVATKRLHRMGVDGKKAVRRPTLEDIEQARMQIFRPSLFGNTISEVIDLQKERFPNYKLPWVQTILSELVLRHRGDQTEGIFRVPADMDEVMTLKSRLDVWEVPGSEELTDAHTPASLLKLWYRELYEPLVPDHMYAECIAAHQDARRAIAIIHRLPPINKAVLAYLIHFLQLFTKPEVVHVTKMDASNLAMVMAPNCLRCTSIDPRVIFDNARKEMAFMRLLILHFDASFMEGVY, from the exons ATGACATCATTGACATCGGAAAG GGTGGAATGGGTCGAGATAATCGAACCCAGGACCAAAGAACATATGTATGCAAATTTGACAACTGGTGAATGTGTTTGGGATGCGCCTATAGGAGTGCCCGT gaaAAAGACAGACAACAACCAGTGGTGGGAACTATTTGACCCTATCACAAAtcgtttttactattataatacagctTCTCAAAAAACAGTTTGGCATCGACCTCCCAATTCTGATATTATACCTTTGGctaaattacaaacattaaaacaaaatactgaACCTGCTGTGAATGATGAAAATGATCGTAAATATTCTAAAGAATCTGTGTCAACTCAGACACCTGGCCGCAATAGAATGACAGTACCCCTTTCATCAAGTAATCAAACATTg ggtaACGTTGAGAATGTtagaacttttaaattaatggaTCCGGTTGCTTCAACGAAACGCTCTGTAGATTCTGAAACTCAAACTTCTCCTCTTACTCCTCGCAGATCTcaccatcatcatcatcaccacCATCATAa ACATCAACAACAAGCTAGTACACCAAGTAGAGGACGACGTGGAAATCAGCCTAATGTTTGGTACAATCGTACTGCTTATTCACAA GATTCTGGTCGTTCAAGTGATTCAAGTTGTGTTTCTATTCAATCATCCAGTGGCAAAGATGCTAATCCTGGTTTATCAATGTCTGCCAGTACACCATTATTTAGAAAGAAACTTTCTCAACCACCTATACCACAAAATAATCTTCCTATTCAACGAAGTTCTTCCAATGCTTCtcaataccaattattattaggCAAACAAAAAAGCTTTGATACTGATATAAGTATTGGAGGTGGCTATAGTCTTGGTCATGATAATCGTAACAATAGTTGTTCTCGTCCTCGCCCTCCTGTTGTATTGTCTTCCAGTTTATCAAATAGTCAGATTTGTAGGAGCCAAAGTTTTGCACAAAAATCAATTGCTACTAAAACTTCAATTGAAGCTGAAGAAGAAGATTCAATGCATGAAAAATATCTTGCTCCAAGTGGATTACTTGGAATGCCTCCACGACATGGCAAAAAATCAGTAGAATCCACTCCTttg agTTCTCGGAAATGGCATTCTCACTCCGATACTGGATCTCCTACAGCATCTAAATCACGGCCACCATTAACTCCTGAATATGCTAACTTCGCAGCCCCTCCTCCTCCACCAGCTGCTCCAAGTCAGTCTAGTTCAAAATCATCTTTAACACAATcaataaaacatacaaaatgTTCAAAAGATGTTGGACTTTCAAGTAGTGATGATGATTCTGGAGAAAATGATAATTCCAGTTCTAGTGTATCAAGTAGTCCTCCAACAGCTAGTAAAATTGATCAAAGGTTAAGATCTGACAACAAAGCTATAGATAATC atttaaaagcAAGACCTGTATCTAATCATTCAAGCTCGTCTAGTCAACGTGGTGGAGCTGTACGAAAAAGTGTTAGTCCAGCTACATCAGACCAAAAACAAACCccattatatagtaatttagaCATGTTTGAAGGGAGAATTTTGCCACTTcatcaatacattttagaacAAGCAAAATTAtcag gaTCATCATATAGGTTTGGAGATACAGTTGGTACTTGTTCTGAAGATGATGATGCTGAAATTGAAGATTTAATCAGTGTTATGGGAACAGCTACTGGATATGATAGTGATGAGTTTGCTGATGATGAAGGAGCAGTTAGTCAAGGTGAACAATCTAGTTCACCATCTCCATCAAATGCATCTTCTAGACATTATTTAAGAGATGAATTAGATTATGATCATTTGACAGCAATGAGAACATCACAACCCCGCAGTTATGTCAAtg ATACTCGAGTTAGTGACTATGCGGTTGAATCTAGTAGTaatcaacattattataatacagttacaAATACTTTGTCATCTCAAAGATCAGCAAATCTAGTCACACCATCAATGTCtg atccGTTTAGCAATACAGCTCCAACTCTTCCTTTAGAAACTCAACATACATCATTAAGAAGACGAAAAGATCAACATGTTCAACCTCCCGCAGCTTTATATTCTCCAATCATGGAAAGAAATGAG TTTATGCTGGCTCGTTATGCAAATTCCAATCGCGGTGTATTCCACCCATCATTATCTCAAGATGCTCGTTCCTGTTCGCCTGCCTATTACTACGAACAG ACTTCCAGAACTTTGTTGAATCGAGATAAAAAAACTACTTCTGAAAgtgatattgaaaaatatgcccaggataacttaaatatacataagAAGGGTATTTTCCGAAAAAAATTTTCAGTAAGAGACATGCTCTCATGGTCCAag gaCCCAATTCGCAAACCTATGTTAGTTCTGTCTGACAAAGCATTGAAAAAAGAAGcttgtgatttatttaaattagttcaaACCTATATGAGTGATCGCAAAGCAAAATTAGGAATGACATTAAACAGTGTGGCCTTAGAAATATGTATGACTGGTTTTATGAAACCAACCCTCAGAGAtgaattatacatacaaatatgtaGACAAACAACAGAAAATCCTAGaaa agAAAGCTTACGCCGTGGATGGGAACTTTTGGCAATTTGTTTATCTTTTTTCCCACCGTCtcctaaattacaaaaatacttaGAAAGTTACATGGAAAGACATAGAGATCCAGGTCTAGACAGTTATGCAACTGAAGTTGGTCGTTGGCCTGTTCATGTTCAAGTAAGCCATTATGCCAGTGTGGCTACTAAAAGATTACATAGAATGGGTGTAGATGGTAAAAAAGCTGTTCGAAGACCAACACTGGAAGATATTGAACAAGCTAGA ATGCAAATATTCAGGCCTAGTCTTTTTGGAAATACAATCAGTGAAGTTATTGATCTTCAAAAAGAACGCTTTCCAAACTATAAATTACCTTGGGTACAAACCATATTATCTGAACTAGTACTGAGGCACAGAGGTGATCAAACAGAAGGAATATTTAG AGTACCAGCTGACATGGACGAAGTTATGACCCTTAAGAGTCGTTTAGATGTATGGGAAGTTCCTGGATCTGAAGAGTTGACTGATGCTCATACTCCAGCATCTTTATTAAAACTATGGTATCGTGAATTATATGAGCCTCTTGTACCTGATCACATGTATGCTGAGTGTATTGCAGCTCATCAAGATGCTCGCCGTGCTATTGCTATTATTCATCGATTACCACCTATAAATAAAGCTGTTTTGGCATATCTTATTCACTTCCTACAATTGTTTACCAAACCTGAAGTTGTTCATGTTACCAAAATGGATGCCAGTAACCTGGCTATGGTTATGGCTCCTAATTGTTTACGTTGTACTTCAATTGATCCTCGTGTAATATTTGACAATGCTCGTAAAGAGATGGCTTTTATGCGTttgttaattttacattttgatgCGTCCTTTATGGAAGGCGTATATTAA
- the LOC132927070 gene encoding G patch domain-containing protein 4 — protein sequence MRQTYLYHYHCKGLGKKEDGIAAPVRASLKFDQTGIGYDTANAESYEDKWWTRTYNDAAKGIDVKKKKIKVEEVKSMLELSDDQLFQACGGITCHKAARHGLNMDGKLARLRKQDEQLLAANEKKEETRGTEN from the exons ATGCGTCAAACTTATTTGTACCACTAccatt GCAAGGGTCTAGGCAAAAAAGAAGACGGAATTGCCGCGCCTGTCCGTGCAAGTCTCAAATTTGATCAAACTGGTATTGGCTATGACACAGCTAATGCAGAGTCTTATGAAGATAAATGGTGGACTCGTACTTACAACGACGCAGCCAAAGGAATAGatgtcaaaaaaaaa aaaattaaagtCGAAGAGGTTAAATCTATGTTGGAGTTATCAGACGATCAGTTATTCCAAGCTTGTGGTGGGATTACTTGTCATAA agCTGCTAGGCATGGATTAAATATGGATGGAAAGTTGGCTAGATTACGTAAACAGGATGAGCAATTATTAGCTgctaatgaaaaaaaagaagaaaccaGAGGCACGgagaattaa
- the LOC132930488 gene encoding cyclin-T1, with product MHEDRWYFSKEQLENTPSKRFGIDADKELSYRQIAANLIQEMGQRLHTTQLCINTAIVYMHRFYMYHPFTLFHRNAIATACLFLAAKNEEQPRKLEHVLKVSIICLNKQHGHNFHHIDNKSEVYLEQVQDLLKNEETLLKTLGFETAIDHPHTHIVRCCHLVRASKDLAQTAYFMASNSLHLTTMCVQYKPTIVACFCIHLACKWSKWELKDSMEGKPWFWYVDQSVTTELLEQLTTEFLTIFDKCPSRLKKRLMATNTMDKNGALANYCSSQQMQSPTPPLPSNYKHQGHSRMVNARPTPSKFPNPIVFQPPTRTNGVPTDHKFVVPATRPIPSKEQPPTPIVNKPLAPVKPKVEIPTTLNNNVKNEILPQRPKSIPKPPEQVIKQEVITKQEMIVKPEPIRNQFSVGRDNHSEVITSVLKEMTKHNDLNILSVIKSPRESPPKVKKPSIFSPVPEDEPQDVKPFIIKSEPSENIVIKSEPIDESYNKSEPLIESYIKSEPLLETFIKSEPMSPETIDVPKFDPELMLNPVGPTGTIEMDGETCNSNTHKKKKKKHKEEKREKKKHKKDKKHKDGEHRHHKHKDKHKEPEPIRITIPKEKIKQIPPVVITTPHSPPRGIKLKIAKERIGGNGPGSGSSLRIKISKDDRGLKRDHSPNETTPKRNRKERRDSDSGLGFSQS from the coding sequence ATGCATGAGGATCGTTGGTACTTCTCAAAAGAGCAGCTGGAGAATACACCCAGCAAACGATTTGGCATCGATGCTGATAAAGAGCTGTCATACCGACAGATTGCTGCCAACCTCATTCAAGAGATGGGCCAAAGGTTGCACACCACCCAACTGTGTATAAACACTGCCATTGTGTATATGCACCGTTTCTACATGTACCATCCTTTTACGCTGTTTCATCGTAATGCAATAGCTACCGCATGTCTTTTTCTTGCTGCTAAGAATGAAGAACAACCGCGAAAATTGGAACATGTTCTCAAGGTTTCCATAATTTGTCTAAATAAACAACATGGTCATAATTTTCATCACATTGATAATAAATCTGAAGTTTATTTAGAGCAAGTACAAGACTTGTTAAAAAATGAAGAAACTTTGTTAAAAACTTTAGGTTTTGAAACAGCCATTGATCACCCTCATACTCACATAGTAAGATGTTGTCATTTGGTAAGAGCCAGTAAAGATCTCGCCCAGACAGCATATTTCATGGCATCCAATAGCCTACATTTAACCACCATGTGTGTCCAATATAAACCAACCATTGTCGCTTGCTTTTGTATACATTTAGCATGCAAATGGTCAAAATGGGAGTTAAAAGATAGTATGGAGGGAAAACCATGGTTTTGGTATGTAGATCAAAGTGTAACAACTGAACTACTAGAACAATTAACTAcagaatttttaacaatatttgataaatgtCCATCTCGTCTGAAAAAACGATTAATGGCTACTAATACAATGGACAAAAATGGAGCATTAGCAAATTATTGTTCTTCTCAACAAATGCAGTCACCAACTCCCCCTTTGCCTTCTAATTATAAACACCAGGGTCATTCCCGAATGGTAAATGCCAGGCCTACACCGTCCAAATTTCCTAATCCTATAGTCTTCCAACCGCCAACCAGAACTAATGGTGTTCCAACAGATCACAAATTTGTAGTACCTGCTACTAGACCTATTCCTTCTAAAGAACAGCCACCCACACCAATTGTTAATAAACCACTAGCACCAGTAAAACCTAAAGTTGAAATACCgacaactttaaataataatgttaaaaatgaaattctCCCACAAAGACCTAAATCAATACCTAAACCTCCAGAACAAGTTATTAAACAGGAAGTTATAACTAAACAAGAAATGATTGTCAAACCTGAACCTATTCGAAATCAATTTTCTGTTGGTCGGGATAACCATTCTGAAGTAATAACAAGTGTGCTCAAAGAAATGACCAagcataatgatttaaatattttatctgtgATTAAATCTCCTCGAGAATCTCCACCCAAAGTTAAAAAGCCATCGATATTTAGTCCAGTACCTGAAGATGAACCACAAGATGTTaaaccttttattattaaatctgaaccatcagaaaatatagttattaaatctgAACCAATAGatgaaagttataataaatctgAACCACTAATAGAAAGTTACATTAAATCTGAACCATTACTAGAAACTTTTATTAAATCCGAGCCAATGAGCCCTGAGACCATAGATGTACCTAAATTTGATCCAGAGCTAATGTTGAATCCTGTTGGTCCAACTGGTACTATTGAAATGGATGGAGAAACTTGTAATTCAAATACgcataaaaagaaaaagaaaaaacataaagAAGAAAAACGTGAGAAAAAGAAACATAAAAAGGATAAAAAACATAAGGACGGAGAACATAGACATCACAAGCATAAAGATAAACACAAAGAACCAGAACCTATTAGAATAACAATaccaaaagaaaaaattaagcaAATACCACCTGTAGTTATAACTACACCACATTCTCCTCCTAGgggcattaaattaaaaattgccaAAGAACGAATTGGAGGTAATGGTCCAGGATCTGGAAGTAGTTTACGTATTAAAATCAGTAAAGACGACAGAGGATTAAAAAGGGATCATAGTCCAAATGAAACAACTCCAAAGAGAAATCGTAAAGAACGAAGAGATTCTGATTCCGGATTAGGTTTTAGTCAGAGTtag
- the LOC132930542 gene encoding uncharacterized protein LOC132930542 isoform X2, with translation MTSLTSERVEWVEIIEPRTKEHMYANLTTGECVWDAPIGVPVKKTDNNQWWELFDPITNRFYYYNTASQKTVWHRPPNSDIIPLAKLQTLKQNTEPAVNDENDRKYSKESVSTQTPGRNRMTVPLSSSNQTLGNVENVRTFKLMDPVASTKRSVDSETQTSPLTPRRSHHHHHHHHHKHQQQASTPSRGRRGNQPNVWYNRTAYSQDSGRSSDSSCVSIQSSSGKDANPGLSMSASTPLFRKKLSQPPIPQNNLPIQRSSSNASQYQLLLGKQKSFDTDISIGGGYSLGHDNRNNSCSRPRPPVVLSSSLSNSQICRSQSFAQKSIATKTSIEAEEEDSMHEKYLAPSGLLGMPPRHGKKSVESTPLSSRKWHSHSDTGSPTASKSRPPLTPEYANFAAPPPPPAAPSQSSSKSSLTQSIKHTKCSKDVGLSSSDDDSGENDNSSSSVSSSPPTASKIDQRLRSDNKAIDNHLKARPVSNHSSSSSQRGGAVRKSVSPATSDQKQTPLYSNLDMFEGRILPLHQYILEQAKLSGSSYRFGDTVGTCSEDDDAEIEDLISVMGTATGYDSDEFADDEGAVSQGEQSSSPSPSNASSRHYLRDELDYDHLTAMRTSQPRSYVNDTRVSDYAVESSSNQHYYNTVTNTLSSQRSANLVTPSMSDPFSNTAPTLPLETQHTSLRRRKDQHVQPPAALYSPIMERNETSRTLLNRDKKTTSESDIEKYAQDNLNIHKKGIFRKKFSVRDMLSWSKDPIRKPMLVLSDKALKKEACDLFKLVQTYMSDRKAKLGMTLNSVALEICMTGFMKPTLRDELYIQICRQTTENPRKESLRRGWELLAICLSFFPPSPKLQKYLESYMERHRDPGLDSYATEVGRWPVHVQVSHYASVATKRLHRMGVDGKKAVRRPTLEDIEQARMQIFRPSLFGNTISEVIDLQKERFPNYKLPWVQTILSELVLRHRGDQTEGIFRVPADMDEVMTLKSRLDVWEVPGSEELTDAHTPASLLKLWYRELYEPLVPDHMYAECIAAHQDARRAIAIIHRLPPINKAVLAYLIHFLQLFTKPEVVHVTKMDASNLAMVMAPNCLRCTSIDPRVIFDNARKEMAFMRLLILHFDASFMEGVY, from the exons ATGACATCATTGACATCGGAAAG GGTGGAATGGGTCGAGATAATCGAACCCAGGACCAAAGAACATATGTATGCAAATTTGACAACTGGTGAATGTGTTTGGGATGCGCCTATAGGAGTGCCCGT gaaAAAGACAGACAACAACCAGTGGTGGGAACTATTTGACCCTATCACAAAtcgtttttactattataatacagctTCTCAAAAAACAGTTTGGCATCGACCTCCCAATTCTGATATTATACCTTTGGctaaattacaaacattaaaacaaaatactgaACCTGCTGTGAATGATGAAAATGATCGTAAATATTCTAAAGAATCTGTGTCAACTCAGACACCTGGCCGCAATAGAATGACAGTACCCCTTTCATCAAGTAATCAAACATTg ggtaACGTTGAGAATGTtagaacttttaaattaatggaTCCGGTTGCTTCAACGAAACGCTCTGTAGATTCTGAAACTCAAACTTCTCCTCTTACTCCTCGCAGATCTcaccatcatcatcatcaccacCATCATAa ACATCAACAACAAGCTAGTACACCAAGTAGAGGACGACGTGGAAATCAGCCTAATGTTTGGTACAATCGTACTGCTTATTCACAA GATTCTGGTCGTTCAAGTGATTCAAGTTGTGTTTCTATTCAATCATCCAGTGGCAAAGATGCTAATCCTGGTTTATCAATGTCTGCCAGTACACCATTATTTAGAAAGAAACTTTCTCAACCACCTATACCACAAAATAATCTTCCTATTCAACGAAGTTCTTCCAATGCTTCtcaataccaattattattaggCAAACAAAAAAGCTTTGATACTGATATAAGTATTGGAGGTGGCTATAGTCTTGGTCATGATAATCGTAACAATAGTTGTTCTCGTCCTCGCCCTCCTGTTGTATTGTCTTCCAGTTTATCAAATAGTCAGATTTGTAGGAGCCAAAGTTTTGCACAAAAATCAATTGCTACTAAAACTTCAATTGAAGCTGAAGAAGAAGATTCAATGCATGAAAAATATCTTGCTCCAAGTGGATTACTTGGAATGCCTCCACGACATGGCAAAAAATCAGTAGAATCCACTCCTttg agTTCTCGGAAATGGCATTCTCACTCCGATACTGGATCTCCTACAGCATCTAAATCACGGCCACCATTAACTCCTGAATATGCTAACTTCGCAGCCCCTCCTCCTCCACCAGCTGCTCCAAGTCAGTCTAGTTCAAAATCATCTTTAACACAATcaataaaacatacaaaatgTTCAAAAGATGTTGGACTTTCAAGTAGTGATGATGATTCTGGAGAAAATGATAATTCCAGTTCTAGTGTATCAAGTAGTCCTCCAACAGCTAGTAAAATTGATCAAAGGTTAAGATCTGACAACAAAGCTATAGATAATC atttaaaagcAAGACCTGTATCTAATCATTCAAGCTCGTCTAGTCAACGTGGTGGAGCTGTACGAAAAAGTGTTAGTCCAGCTACATCAGACCAAAAACAAACCccattatatagtaatttagaCATGTTTGAAGGGAGAATTTTGCCACTTcatcaatacattttagaacAAGCAAAATTAtcag gaTCATCATATAGGTTTGGAGATACAGTTGGTACTTGTTCTGAAGATGATGATGCTGAAATTGAAGATTTAATCAGTGTTATGGGAACAGCTACTGGATATGATAGTGATGAGTTTGCTGATGATGAAGGAGCAGTTAGTCAAGGTGAACAATCTAGTTCACCATCTCCATCAAATGCATCTTCTAGACATTATTTAAGAGATGAATTAGATTATGATCATTTGACAGCAATGAGAACATCACAACCCCGCAGTTATGTCAAtg ATACTCGAGTTAGTGACTATGCGGTTGAATCTAGTAGTaatcaacattattataatacagttacaAATACTTTGTCATCTCAAAGATCAGCAAATCTAGTCACACCATCAATGTCtg atccGTTTAGCAATACAGCTCCAACTCTTCCTTTAGAAACTCAACATACATCATTAAGAAGACGAAAAGATCAACATGTTCAACCTCCCGCAGCTTTATATTCTCCAATCATGGAAAGAAATGAG ACTTCCAGAACTTTGTTGAATCGAGATAAAAAAACTACTTCTGAAAgtgatattgaaaaatatgcccaggataacttaaatatacataagAAGGGTATTTTCCGAAAAAAATTTTCAGTAAGAGACATGCTCTCATGGTCCAag gaCCCAATTCGCAAACCTATGTTAGTTCTGTCTGACAAAGCATTGAAAAAAGAAGcttgtgatttatttaaattagttcaaACCTATATGAGTGATCGCAAAGCAAAATTAGGAATGACATTAAACAGTGTGGCCTTAGAAATATGTATGACTGGTTTTATGAAACCAACCCTCAGAGAtgaattatacatacaaatatgtaGACAAACAACAGAAAATCCTAGaaa agAAAGCTTACGCCGTGGATGGGAACTTTTGGCAATTTGTTTATCTTTTTTCCCACCGTCtcctaaattacaaaaatacttaGAAAGTTACATGGAAAGACATAGAGATCCAGGTCTAGACAGTTATGCAACTGAAGTTGGTCGTTGGCCTGTTCATGTTCAAGTAAGCCATTATGCCAGTGTGGCTACTAAAAGATTACATAGAATGGGTGTAGATGGTAAAAAAGCTGTTCGAAGACCAACACTGGAAGATATTGAACAAGCTAGA ATGCAAATATTCAGGCCTAGTCTTTTTGGAAATACAATCAGTGAAGTTATTGATCTTCAAAAAGAACGCTTTCCAAACTATAAATTACCTTGGGTACAAACCATATTATCTGAACTAGTACTGAGGCACAGAGGTGATCAAACAGAAGGAATATTTAG AGTACCAGCTGACATGGACGAAGTTATGACCCTTAAGAGTCGTTTAGATGTATGGGAAGTTCCTGGATCTGAAGAGTTGACTGATGCTCATACTCCAGCATCTTTATTAAAACTATGGTATCGTGAATTATATGAGCCTCTTGTACCTGATCACATGTATGCTGAGTGTATTGCAGCTCATCAAGATGCTCGCCGTGCTATTGCTATTATTCATCGATTACCACCTATAAATAAAGCTGTTTTGGCATATCTTATTCACTTCCTACAATTGTTTACCAAACCTGAAGTTGTTCATGTTACCAAAATGGATGCCAGTAACCTGGCTATGGTTATGGCTCCTAATTGTTTACGTTGTACTTCAATTGATCCTCGTGTAATATTTGACAATGCTCGTAAAGAGATGGCTTTTATGCGTttgttaattttacattttgatgCGTCCTTTATGGAAGGCGTATATTAA